A window of the Acanthochromis polyacanthus isolate Apoly-LR-REF ecotype Palm Island chromosome 10, KAUST_Apoly_ChrSc, whole genome shotgun sequence genome harbors these coding sequences:
- the ankhd1 gene encoding ankyrin repeat and KH domain-containing protein 1 isoform X2: protein MQDAVAGTAMLTDGFEDEIDSVTPRSPVAGMGVGATPGGVGLGGIGIGVGGKKVRLYGEPGGPAAERLDFKLAAAAVLSSGPGSGSDEDEVSEVESFILDQEDLDNPIMKTASELLLSSATDGVDLRTVDPETQARLEALLEAAGIGKLSTADGKAFADPEVLRRLTSSVSCALDEAAAALTRMRAENTLNAGQADNRSLAEACSDGDVNAVRKLLDEGRSVNEHTEEGESLLCLACSAGYYELAQVLLAMHANVEDRGIKGDITPLMAAASGGYVDIVKLLLVHGADVNAQSSTGNTALTYACAGGFVDVVKVLLKEGANIEDHNENGHTPLMEAASAGHVEVARVLLEYGAGINTHSNEFKESALTLACYKGHLDMVRFLLEAGADQEHKTDEMHTALMEACMDGHVEVARLLLDSGAQVNMPADSFESPLTLAACGGHVELAALLIERGANLEEVNDEGYTPLMEAAREGHEEMVALLLAQGANINAQTEETQETALTLACCGGFLEVADFLIKAGADIELGCSTPLMEAAQEGHLELVKYLLAAGANVHATTATGDTALTYACENGHTDVADVLLQAGANLEHESEGGRTPLMKAARAGHLCTVQFLISKGANVNRATANNDHTVVSLACAGGHLAVVELLLAHGADPTHRLKDGSTMLIEAAKGGHTNVVSYLLDYPNNILSVPAPDLSQLTPPSQDASQVPRVPFQALAMVVPPQEPDRAPSNIATPPPVSSKGTSKQRQAALQPGVPSSVGRGPEAEPLPPFHLCQPLECIVEETEGKLNELGQRISAIEKAQLQSLELIQGEPLTKDKIEELKKSREEQVQKKKKILKELQKVERQLQLKTQQQFTKEYMEAKGLKEEQEAGQSQGPGPGPGSTTSALGPLPTAPGAQLHTGSDTDEEANKDGDQEDQPGEEGEEEEEDDEEEEGSEEEADGEEDDYPKLPQVGTILYRDGPQPPQQPPLPPSPQTQPQPPPPPLQAAFVPIQPLPDYNPADYPGSTSPELQRVLVGQQMLGQQQQGQGQQLAGLGPGMIPQQAPDGLMVATPAQTLTDTLDDIMAAVSSRVPMLNTTTSPTPLSQPPTQTPANIASPPSVLPLYPSVDIDAHTESNHDTALTLACAGGHEELVSVLIARGANIEHRDKKGFTPLILAATAGHVGVVEVLLDKGGDIEAQSERTKDTPLSLACSGGRQEVVELLLLRGANKEHRNVSDYTPLSLAASGGYVNIIKILLNAGAEINSRTGSKLGISPLMLAAMNGHVPAVKLLLDMGSDINAQIETNRNTALTLACFQGRAEVVSLLLDRKANVEHRAKTGLTPLMEAASGGYAEVGRVLLDKGADVNAPPVPSSRDTALTIAADKGHYKFCELLINRGAHIDVRNKKGNTPLWLAANGGHFDVVQLLVHASADVDAADNRKITPLMAAFRKGHVKVVQYLVKEVNQFPSDIECMRYIATIADKELLKKCHQCMETIVKAKDQQAAEANKNASILLKELDLEKSREESKKQALAAKREKRKEKRKKKKEEQKRKLEEEEGQKTKEESSEMLEQKEDSAEETEVPIEPPSATTTTTIGISATSTTFTTAFGKKRASVATTPSTNRKNKKNKTKDSAPNEPIILQDPQVALAQHKADKNKIHGEPRGGGGGVAGGNSDSDPLDSTDCASESSSSGGKSQELNYLPDLTSSASSSSSSSSSSSSSSAPSSGPAQSQALLPGPEKRHCPQPQTDGKVDNKVTVSISKMTQKAPDASDSTSNSLPSPFKTMALPVTSPNSKLSLTSPKRGQKREEGWKEVVRRSKKLSVPASVVSRIMGRGGCNITAIQDVTGAHIDVDKQKDKNGERMITIRGGTESTRYAVQLINALIQDPAKELEDLIPRNHIRAPGSKTTSASFPSTTGATSGSTTGPKALSSLVTSTGVSFQPSSSSSSSSSQAGGKIGKGLSSNVRQPFPVSLPLAYAHPQLALLAAQTMHQIRHPRLPMAQFGGTFSPAASTWGPFPVRPVSPGSANSSPKHNGGTSSTGAQARPNSTHSEHSNTASSGASVTTTNTTTTSAPNTSAAAASSHTPNPTPYNPQPSIPTPSSVRKQLFTSDPKPAGVTPVSVAAASSGSNTVRGTGSPAHHSSTTTTANAPQQPVGPISQPPIQSTKSEPSAVVTPGKDKPSLPVENQPVSVSESINSVGFTTPAMALVPKPEPRQQLPPPPSSAPSTEAPPPHLNPQPSSHLPTVPPPVLSHNVAHPNNTVPHFSAPAPRVSHRMQQPGPYYSLPEQQQTQQQQQPQSVFVPFSAQQEPQKQTQNQTSQPTSLPPQAQTQTQAQAPGSLQVSANLGMMNGSQMQHVASAGKPQQIPPNFGPAGLFNFSSIFESNSQVGNSQVWGCHLPARSPPDQSYSAPPAYMSMGQMENMMPPPPPDSSKAPGYRSASQRMVNSPIALTSYATSISGSPVYLHGHTGVGTPSFSRQHFSPHPWSASTSGESPVPPPSTVSSSALSTSAVAPPPQPKPGSSSQQDRKVPPPIGTERLARIRQTGSVNPPLLTTSYTASVGQGGIWSFGVGSASEAMSGWSQPLMSSHMMHPQLQAEQSAFSQHQPMEQDDTGIANPANNYHQPQHLPNSYMDFPKGMPMSMYGGTMLPPHPPMAEGPGGPMYNGLHAGDPSWSPIIKVVPNNADNSDPQQQVWPGTWAPHVGNVHLNHVN from the exons GCATCGGTAAACTGTCCACTGCCGATGGTAAAGCTTTTGCAGACCCCGAGGTGCTACGCCGACTGACGTCATCTGTGAGTTGTGCCCTGGACGAGGCTGCAGCCGCCCTGACCCGAATGAGAGCTGAAAACACACTCAACGCCGGCCAAGCCGACAA CCGTAGTTTAGCGGAGGCGTGTTCCGATGGGGATGTCAACGCTGTGCGCAAATTGCTGGATGAGGGACGGAGCGTCAATGAACACACAGAGGAAGGGGAGAGCCTGCTGTGCCTCGCCTGCTCGGCTGGCTACTACGAACTTGCACAG GTGTTGTTGGCCATGCATGCCAATGTGGAGGACAGGGGCATCAAAGGGGACATAACGCCACTTATggctgctgccagtggaggTTACGTGGACATTGTCAAACTGCTTCTGGTCCACGGGGCAGATGTTAATGCACAGTCGTCAACAG GCAACACAGCTCTGACGTATGCATGTGCTGGTGGCTTCGTGGATGTGGTGAaagtgctgctgaaagaggGTGCGAACATTGAGGACCACAACGAGAACGGACACACACCTCTGATGGAGGCGGCCAGTGCTGGTCATGTAGAGGTGGCCAGGGTACTCTTGGAGTATGGGGCTGGCATCAACACACACTCCAACGAGTTCAAGGAGAGTGCTCTCACGCTTGCCTGCTACAAAG GTCACTTGGACATGGTGCGTTTTCTGTTGGAAGCTGGAGCCGACCAGGAACACAAAACAGATGAGATGCACACAGCACTGATGGAGGCTTGCATG GACGGCCATGTGGAGGTGGCACGGCTGCTGTTGGACAGCGGTGCGCAGGTCAACATGCCAGCCGATTCCTTCGAGTCGCCCCTTACCCTTGCAGCTTGTGGTGGACATGTGGAGCTGGCAGCCCTGCTCATAGAGAGAGGAGCCAACTTGGAGGAG GTAAATGATGAGGGCTACACTCCCCTGATGGAAGCAGCCAGAGAAGGCCATGAGGAGATGGTAGCACTGCTGCTGGCTCAAG GTGCTAACATCAACGCCCAGACAGAGGAGACCCAGGAGACAGCTTTGACTCTAGCATGTTGTGGAGGTTTCTTGGAAGTAGCTGACTTCCTCATTAAGGCAGGGGCCGACATTGAGTTGGGCTGCTCCACTCCTCTAATGGAGGCTGCACAGGAAGGCCATCTGGAGTTGGTCAAATACCTTCTGGCTGCAG GAGCAAACGTTCACGCCACCACAGCAACGGGTGACACAGCGTTGACGTACGCGTGTGAGAACGGACACACTGATGTGGcagatgtgctgctgcaggCTGGAGCCAACTTG GAACATGAGTCTGAAGGAGGGCGGACGCCCTTGATGAAGGCAGCGAGGGCAGGACATCTCTGTACAGTGCAGTTTCTTATCAGCAAAG GTGCTAATGTGAACAGAGCAACTGCCAATAATGATCACACAGTGGTGTCCCTGGCCTGTGCTGGAGGACATCTGGCTGTGGTGGAGTTGCTGCTGGCACATGGAGCAGATCCTACGCACAGACTCAAA gATGGTTCAACCATGTTGATAGAAGCTGCTAAGGGTGGCCACACCAATGTTGTGTCCTACCTGTTGGACTACCCCAACAACATCCTGTCTGTCCCTGCCCCCGACCTTTCCCAGCTCACACCCCCATCGCAAGACGCCTCTCAG GTTCCTCGTGTCCCATTCCAAGCTCTCGCCATGGTAGTGCCCCCTCAGGAGCCCGACAGAGCCCCATCAAACATCGCTACGCCCCCACCCGTCTCCAGCAAAG GCACGTCCAAACAGAGACAGGCAGCCCTTCAGCCTGGTGTCCCCAGCTCAGTTGGCCGGGGTCCTGAAGCAGAGCCTCTGCCACCCTTCCACTTGTGCCAGCCTCTAGAGTGCATTGTGGAGGAAACAGAGGGAAAGCTGAATGAGCTGGGCCAGAGAATTAGCGCTATTGAGAAAGCCCAGCTACAGTCGCTAGAGCTCATTCAGGGGGAGCCGCTCACCAAAGACAAGAttgaggagctgaagaagagcCGAGAGGAGCAG gtgcagaagaagaagaaaatcctGAAGGAGCTGCAGAAGGTGGAGCGCcagctgcagctgaaaacacagcaacagTTCACCAAAGAGTACATGGAGGCAAAGGGCTTAAAGGAAGAGCAGGAGGCTGGGCAGAGCCAGGGACCGGGCCCGGGGCCTGGAAGTACGACGTCTGCTCTAGGGCCACTTCCCACCGCACCGGGCGCCCAGTTACACACTGGCTCGGACACGGACGAAGAGGCTAACAAAGATGGGGATCAAGAAGATCAGCCAGGAGAGGAAGGGGAAGAG gaagaggaagatgatgaggaggaggaaggttcGGAGGAAGAGGCAGACGGAGAAGAGGATGATTACCCCAAGCTTCCTCAGGTGGGCACAATCCTCTACAGGGATGGGCCACAGCCACCACAGCAGCCTCCTCTGCCCCCTTCGCCGCAGACTCAGCCCCAACCGCCTCCTCCGCCTCTTCAGGCTGCCTTCGTCCCTATCCAGCCCCTTCCAGACTACAACCCTGCAGATTACCCGGGAAGTACCAGCCCAGAGCTGCAGAGGGTACTGGTGGGACAGCAGATGTTGGGCCAGCAGCAGCAAGGTCAAGGTCAGCAGCTGGCTGGTTTAGGCCCAGGAATGATACCTCAGCAGGCTCCAGATGGGCTCATGGTAGCTACACCTGCACAGACGCTCACAGACACACTGGACGACATCATGGCAG CTGTGAGCAGCCGTGTGCCCATGCTGAACACTACAACTTCACCCACACCCTTGTCCCAGCCACCCACACAGACGCCCGCAAACATCGCTTCTCCCCCTTCAGTCCTGCCCCTCTATCCCTCTGTTGACATAGATGCACAT ACGGAGAGTAACCATGACACAGCGCTGACGCTGGCGTGTGCAGGAGGACACGAGGAGCTGGTGTCTGTCCTGATTGCACGGGGAGCCAACATTGAGCACCGGGACAAGAAAG GTTTTACTCCTCTTATCCTGGCTGCCACTGCTGGCCATGTAGGTGTGGTTGAGGTGCTCCTGGACAAAGGGGGTGACATTGAGGCTCAGTCAGAGAGAACCAAAGACACACCCCTCTCCCTCGCCTGCTCTGGAGGACGCCAGGAG GTTGTTGAATTGCTGCTGCTACGGGGAGCCAACAAGGAACACCGCAATGTTTCAGACTACACGCCTCTTAGCTTGGCTGCTTCTGGGGGATATGTCAACATCATCAAGATACTCCTTAATGCTGGAGCTGAGATTAACTCCAG GACTGGCAGCAAACTGGGAATCTCTCCTCTTATGCTGGCAGCAATGAATGGTCATGTGCCGGCAGTGAAGCTATTGTTAGATATGGGCTCGGACATCAACGCCCAGATTGAGACCAACAGAAACACAGCTCTGACCCTCGCCTGCTTTCAGGGGCGGGCTGAGGTCGTTAGCCTGCTGCTAGATCGCAAGGCCAATGTAGAGCATCGTGCTAAG ACTGGTCTTACTCCTCTGATGGAGGCAGCCTCAGGAGGATACGCAGAGGTGGGCCGAGTGCTGCTGGATAAAGGTGCCGATGTCAACGCTCCCCCTGTTCCTTCTTCCCGAGACACTGCCCTCACCATTGCTGCCGACAAAGGCCACTACAAGTTTTGTGAGCTGCTTATCAACAG ggGTGCTCATATTGATGTACGAAACAAGAAAGGGAACACTCCCCTTTGGCTGGCAGCAAACGGCGGTCACTTTGACGTGGTCCAGCTCCTGGTTCATGCCAGTGCTGATGTGGATGCAGCTGACAACCGCAAGATTACCCCACTCATGGCTGCTTTTCGCAAG GGTCATGTGAAGGTGGTGCAGTATCTTGTAAAGGAGGTCAACCAATTCCCATCAGATATTGAGTGCATGAGATACATCGCCACCATCGCTGACAAG GAGTTGTTGAAGAAGTGTCACCAGTGCATGGAGACCATCGTCAAAGCTAAAgaccagcaggcagctgaagcCAACAAGAACGCTAGCATTCTCCTCAAGGAGTTGGACTTGGAGAAG TCCCGAGAGGAGAGCAAGAAGCAGGCCCTGGCTGCCAAGCGtgagaagaggaaggaaaagcgcaaaaagaagaaggaagaacagaagaggaagttggaggaagaagaggggcAGAAAACCAAGGAGGAGTCCTCTGAGATGCTGGAGCAGAAGGAGGATTCGGCTGAAG AAACAGAGGTTCCTATTGAACCTCCAAGtgcaaccaccaccaccaccattgGTATATCTGCCACCTCCACCACTTTCACTACAGCTTTTGGTAAAAAGCGAGCGAGTGTGGCCACTACCCCAAGCACCAATCGTAAGAATAAGAAGAACAAGACCAAGGATTCAGCGCCCAATGAACCCATCATATTACAGGATCCGCAG GTTGCACTAGCGCAGCACAAGGCTGACAAGAACAAGATCCACGGTGAGCCACGGGGTGGGGGCGGGGGAGTGGCAGGTGGCAACAGCGATTCTGACCCCTTGGACAGCACCGACTGTGCcagtgagagcagcagcagtggtggCAAGAGTCAGGAGCTCAACTACCTCCCTGACCTcacctcctccgcctcctcctcctcctcctcttcttcctcctcatcctcatcttcagcCCCCTCCTCAGGACCAGCCCAGTCCCAGGCCCTCCTGCCCGGCCCAGAGAAGAGACACTGTCCTCAGCCGCAGACTGATGGCAAAGTGGACAATAAGGTTACAGTCTCCATCTCAAAAATGACGCAAAA AGCTCCAGATGCAAGCGACTCCACCTCCAACTCTTTGCCCTCTCCATTCAAGACCATGGCTCTTCCCGTCACCTCGCCCAACAGTAAGCTCAGCCTCACAAGTCCAAAGAGAGGCCAGAAGAGGGAAGAAGGTTGGAAAGAGGTTGTCAGAAG ATCAAAGAAGCTGTCTGTGCCAGCCTCCGTTGTGTCTCGGATCATGGGCAGAGGCGGCTGCAACATCACAGCGATCCAGGATGTGACAGGAGCTCATATTGACGTGGACAAACAGAAGGACAAGAACGGAGAGAGAATGATCACCATAAG agGAGGCACGGAGTCTACGAGGTATGCAGTTCAGCTGATCAATGCGCTAATCCAAGACCCAGCCAAAGAGCTCGAGGATCTGATTCCGCGTAATCACATTAGAGCCCCAGGCTCTAAAACCACGTCGGCTTCCTTCCCCAGTACCACAGGGGCTACCAGCGGTTCAACCACCGGGCCAAAAGCTCTCAGCTCATTGGTCACGTCCACAGGCGTCTCGTTCCAaccctcctcatcctcatcttcatcctcttctCAGGCTGGGGGAAAGATTGGGAAGGGGCTGTCTTCAAATGTCAGGCAGCCGTTCCCAGTGTCTCTGCCCCTGGCGTACGCGCACCCTCAGCTGGCGCTACTGGCTGCTCAGACCATGCACCAGATCAGACACCCTCGTCTACCCATGGCGCAGTTTGGCGGCACCTTCTCTCCTGCTGCCAGCACCTGGGGACCTTTCCCTGTGCGCCCTGTGAGTCCTGGCAGTGCTAACAGCTCCCCGAAACACAATGGAGGAACCAGCAGCACTGGAGCCCAGGCCAGACCCAACTCGACCCATAGTGAGCACAGCAACACAGCCAGCTCAGGAGCCTCAGTCACGAccaccaacaccaccaccaccagtgCTCCTAACACGTCTGCAGCTGCGGCCTCATCTCACACCCCGAATCCTACTCCGTATAATCCCCAGCCGAGTATCCCCACTCCTTCCTCCGTCAGAAAACAGCTCTTCACCTCTGACCCCAAGCCTGCTGGTGTCACCCCTGTGTCTGTCGCTGCTGCTTCTAGCGGCAGCAATACAGTACGAGGCACTGGGTCTCCTGCACATCACAGTTCCACTACAACCACGGCTAATGCCCCTCAGCAGCCAGTCGGACCTATTTCACAGCCCCCCATCCAATCCACTAAATCGGAGCCCAGTGCTGTTGTCACTCCTGGAAAGGACAAGCCGTCTCTACCTGTAGAGAACCAGCCTGTTTCTGTCAGTGAGAGCATCAACTCCGTGGGCTTCACTACCCCTGCCATGGCTCTAGTTCCCAAGCCAGAGCCCAGGCAGCAGTtacctccccctccctcctctgcaCCATCCACAGAAGCACCACCCCCACACCTCAACCCACAACCCAGCTCCCACCTTCCCACAGTACCACCTCCTGTCCTCTCACACAATGTTGCACACCCCAACAACACTGTCCCCCACTTCTCAGCCCCTGCACCAAGAGTCTCCCATCGTATGCAGCAACCAGGGCCTTACTATTCCCttcctgagcagcagcagacgcaacagcagcagcaaccgcAGTCTGTGTTTGTACCCTTCAGCGCTCAGCAAGAACCCCAGAAACAAACCCAAAACCAGACTTCCCAACCAACAAGTTTGCCTCCACAAGCTCAGACCCAAACCCAAGCCCAGGCTCCAGGCTCCCTTCAGGTCTCTGCTAATCTAGGGATGATGAATGGTTCCCAGATGCAGCATGTCGCCAGTGCAGGCAAACCTCAGCAGATACCCCCCAACTTCGGTCCTGCAGGTCTCTTCAATTTCAGCAGCATCTTTGAAAGCAACAGCCAG GTGGGAAACAGTCAGGTGTGGGGTTGCCATTTGCCTGCTCGATCACCCCCAGATCAGTCATATTCAGCCCCACCAGCCTACATGAGCATGGGCCAGATGGAGAATATGatgcctccacctcctccagacAGCTCCAAAGCCCCTGGCTACCGTTCTGCCTCCCAGAGGATGGTCAACAGCCCCATCG CATTGACCAGTTATGCCACCAGTATCTCTGGCAGCCCTGTGTATCTGCACGGTCACACAGGAGTCGGCACGCCCTCGTTCAGCAGACAGCACTTTTCCCCTCATCCATGGAGTGCATCCACATCAG GTGAATCTCCTGTCCCTCCTCCCTCCACGGTGTCATCCTCTGCCCTTTCCACTTCAGCTGTAGCCCCTCCTCCTCAGCCTAAGCCAGGCAGCTCCTCGCAGCAGGACCGGAAGGTTCCCCCACCCATCGGCACGGAGCGGCTGGCCAGGATCAGGCAGACGGGTTCAGTCAACCCACCTCTCCTCACAACCAGCTACACAGCATCTGTTGGACAGGGAGGGATTTGGTCGTTTGGGGTTGGCAGTGCTTCAG AGGCCATGTCAGGTTGGTCCCAGCCTCTGATGAGCAGCCACATGATGCATCCACAGCTGCAGGCAGAGCAATCCGCCTTCTCTCAGCACCAGCCTATGGAGCAGGACGACACAGGAATCGCAAACCCTGCTAACAACTACCACCAGCCGCAGCATTTGCCCAACAGTTACATGGACTTTCCAAAG GGGATGCCTATGTCAATGTATGGAGGAACCAtgctgcctcctcatcctcccatGGCTGAAGGCCCAGGGGGACCGATGTACAATGGTTTGCACGCTGGCGACCCCTCATGGAGCCCCATCATCAAAGTGGTCCCAAACAATGCAGATAACTCTGACCCACAACAGCAG GTGTGGCCTGGTACCTGGGCACCTCATGTGGGCAATGTGCACCTGAACCACGTCAACTAG